A single window of Pseudarthrobacter defluvii DNA harbors:
- the glnA gene encoding type I glutamate--ammonia ligase yields the protein MDRQQEFVLRTIEERDVRFVRLWFTDVVGSLKSVALAPAEVEGAFEEGLGFDGSSIEGLARVFESDMLAQPDPATFQILPWRGETEQTSRMFCDILTPDGEPSAADPRNVLKRTLAKAADMGFTCYTHPEIEFYLLKSHEPGPNGAPVPVDEGGYFDHVPGGVAQDFRRTAVTMLESVGISVEFSHHEAGPGQNEIDLRYADALQTADNIMTFRTVIKEVALQQGTYATFMPKPFTDHPGSGMHTHFSLFEGDSNAFFEAGAEFQLSKTARQFIAGILKHAPEFTAVTNQFVNSYKRLWGGGEAPSYLSWGHNNRSALVRVPLYKPGKGQSARIEYRGIDSAANPYLAYAVLLGAGLKGIEEGYDLPAAAEDDVWSLSSAERRAMGHDPLPASLHDAIRSMEDSELMPQILGEQVYEHFLRNKRAEWQDYRLQVTPYELQRNLGIL from the coding sequence ATGGACCGCCAGCAAGAGTTTGTCCTGCGCACAATCGAAGAGCGCGACGTACGTTTCGTACGCCTGTGGTTCACCGACGTGGTGGGGTCGCTGAAGTCCGTGGCGCTGGCACCGGCGGAAGTCGAGGGCGCGTTCGAGGAAGGCCTCGGCTTCGACGGCTCCTCGATCGAAGGCCTGGCCCGCGTGTTTGAGTCGGACATGCTGGCCCAGCCGGATCCCGCCACCTTCCAGATCCTGCCGTGGCGCGGCGAGACCGAGCAGACCTCGCGCATGTTTTGCGACATCCTCACCCCCGACGGCGAGCCCTCCGCGGCCGACCCCCGCAACGTGCTTAAGCGCACCCTTGCCAAGGCCGCGGACATGGGCTTCACCTGCTACACCCACCCGGAGATCGAGTTCTACCTGCTCAAGTCCCACGAGCCAGGTCCAAACGGCGCGCCCGTGCCCGTGGATGAGGGCGGCTACTTTGACCACGTGCCCGGCGGCGTGGCCCAGGACTTCCGCCGAACCGCGGTGACCATGCTGGAATCCGTGGGCATTTCCGTGGAGTTCAGCCACCACGAGGCCGGCCCGGGCCAGAACGAGATCGACCTCCGCTACGCAGACGCGCTGCAGACCGCGGACAACATCATGACGTTCCGCACCGTCATCAAGGAGGTGGCACTGCAGCAGGGAACCTACGCCACCTTCATGCCCAAGCCGTTCACCGACCACCCCGGCTCCGGCATGCACACGCACTTCTCGCTGTTCGAAGGTGACAGCAACGCGTTCTTCGAGGCGGGTGCGGAGTTCCAACTGTCCAAGACCGCACGCCAGTTCATTGCCGGGATCCTTAAGCACGCGCCCGAGTTCACGGCCGTCACCAACCAGTTCGTCAACTCCTACAAGCGCCTGTGGGGCGGGGGAGAGGCCCCCAGCTACCTCAGCTGGGGCCACAACAACCGTTCAGCGCTGGTCCGGGTGCCGCTGTACAAGCCCGGCAAGGGCCAGTCTGCACGGATCGAATACCGCGGCATTGATTCAGCCGCCAACCCCTACCTGGCCTACGCTGTTCTGCTCGGCGCAGGCCTGAAGGGCATCGAGGAAGGCTACGACCTGCCGGCTGCCGCCGAGGACGACGTCTGGTCGCTGAGCTCTGCCGAGCGCCGCGCCATGGGCCACGATCCGCTGCCCGCCAGCCTGCATGATGCCATCCGCTCCATGGAGGACTCGGAGCTGATGCCGCAGATCCTGGGTGAACAGGTCTACGAGCACTTCCTGCGCAACAAGCGCGCCGAATGGCAGGACTACCGGCTGCAGGTGACGCCCTACGAGCTGCAGCGCAACCTCGGCATCCTCTAG
- the panB gene encoding 3-methyl-2-oxobutanoate hydroxymethyltransferase, translating to MASNSSDSSASAEVPAPYGSGPGVPAPAERKPAKVRIHHLQQAKRDGTKFAMLTAYEQYTAEIFDAAGIEVLLVGDSASNNVFGNETSLPVTVDELLPLCRAVARSAKRALVVADLPFGSYEVSAEHAVAAGVRFLKEGLAHAVKIEGGQYYAPTVRAMVQAGIPVMAHIGFTPQSEHALGGYRVQGRGDDAQRLIDDAVALAEAGAFCVLMEMVPAETAAAVDAAVDVPTVGIGAGKATTGQVLVWQDMAGLRGGKMAKFVKQYADLRSTLHDAATAYGNDVRSGGFPGPEHSF from the coding sequence ATGGCCTCCAACAGCTCTGACTCCAGCGCGTCCGCAGAAGTACCCGCCCCCTACGGCAGTGGTCCGGGTGTGCCTGCCCCGGCTGAACGGAAGCCGGCGAAGGTCCGGATCCACCACCTCCAACAGGCCAAGCGCGACGGCACCAAGTTCGCCATGCTGACCGCGTACGAGCAGTACACGGCCGAGATCTTTGACGCGGCAGGCATCGAAGTGCTCCTGGTGGGTGATTCAGCCTCCAACAACGTTTTTGGCAACGAGACCAGCCTCCCTGTCACCGTGGACGAGCTGCTGCCCCTGTGCCGCGCCGTGGCACGGTCCGCCAAGCGCGCACTGGTGGTGGCGGACCTGCCGTTCGGCAGCTACGAGGTCAGTGCGGAACACGCCGTTGCAGCCGGTGTCCGGTTCCTGAAGGAAGGCCTGGCGCACGCCGTTAAAATCGAGGGCGGGCAGTACTACGCACCCACCGTCCGGGCCATGGTGCAGGCGGGCATTCCGGTCATGGCGCACATCGGCTTCACGCCGCAGAGCGAACACGCGCTGGGCGGCTACCGCGTCCAGGGCCGCGGCGACGACGCCCAGCGCCTGATTGACGACGCCGTGGCGCTGGCCGAGGCGGGCGCGTTCTGCGTGCTGATGGAAATGGTCCCCGCGGAGACGGCAGCAGCGGTCGATGCAGCAGTGGACGTCCCGACGGTGGGGATCGGCGCCGGCAAGGCCACCACGGGCCAGGTGCTGGTGTGGCAGGACATGGCCGGACTGCGCGGCGGAAAGATGGCCAAGTTCGTCAAGCAGTACGCAGACCTGCGCAGCACACTGCACGACGCCGCCACCGCCTATGGCAACGACGTCCGGTCAGGCGGGTTCCCCGGCCCGGAACACTCCTTCTAA
- a CDS encoding SPOR domain-containing protein: MTEYWFNINTHEVEEDRLSDWSQLIGPYKTREEAEHAIEKVRARNEAWEKGDDD, from the coding sequence ATGACTGAGTACTGGTTCAACATCAACACCCACGAAGTGGAAGAGGACCGGCTCTCGGACTGGAGCCAGCTCATTGGGCCCTACAAGACCCGCGAAGAAGCGGAGCACGCCATCGAGAAGGTCAGGGCCCGCAATGAGGCCTGGGAGAAGGGCGACGACGACTGA
- the map gene encoding type I methionyl aminopeptidase: protein MPSLASTAPIGTLTPGTLSPQRPVPASIPRPEYVGKPGPAKFTGSEVKSAETIEKIRLAGKIAAQAIVEVGRHIQPGVTTDELDKVGHEFLLDHQAYPSTLGYRGFPKSLCSSLNEVICHGIPDSTVVQDGDILNIDITAYINGVHGDTNYTFLVGDVDEESRLLVERTQESLNRAIKAVAPGREINIIGRAIQSYARRFGYGVVRDFTGHGVGEAFHTGLIIPHYDAAPAYNTVIETGMVFTIEPMLTLGTVEWDMWSDDWTVVTRDRKRTAQFEHTLLVTETGAEILTLP from the coding sequence ATGCCTTCCCTTGCCTCGACTGCACCCATTGGCACCCTCACCCCGGGTACCCTGAGTCCGCAGCGTCCCGTTCCGGCGTCCATCCCCCGTCCGGAGTACGTTGGCAAGCCCGGCCCCGCCAAGTTCACCGGCTCCGAGGTCAAGTCCGCCGAAACCATCGAGAAGATCCGGCTCGCCGGAAAGATCGCAGCGCAGGCCATCGTGGAAGTGGGCAGGCACATCCAGCCGGGCGTCACCACCGATGAGCTGGACAAAGTGGGCCACGAATTCCTGCTGGACCACCAGGCGTACCCGTCCACGCTCGGCTACCGTGGCTTCCCCAAATCGCTGTGCTCCTCGCTGAATGAAGTCATCTGCCACGGCATTCCGGACAGCACCGTGGTCCAGGACGGTGACATCCTGAACATCGACATCACGGCCTACATCAACGGCGTCCACGGAGACACCAACTACACCTTCCTGGTGGGGGACGTGGACGAGGAGTCCCGGCTGCTGGTGGAGCGCACCCAGGAGTCATTGAACCGTGCCATCAAGGCCGTGGCGCCGGGACGCGAAATCAACATCATTGGCAGGGCCATCCAGTCCTACGCCAGGCGCTTCGGCTACGGCGTGGTGCGTGACTTCACCGGCCACGGCGTCGGGGAGGCCTTCCACACCGGGCTGATCATCCCCCACTATGACGCGGCCCCCGCCTACAACACGGTGATCGAAACCGGAATGGTCTTCACCATTGAACCGATGCTCACCCTGGGCACCGTGGAGTGGGACATGTGGAGCGACGACTGGACCGTCGTCACCCGGGACCGCAAGCGCACCGCCCAGTTCGAGCACACCCTGCTGGTTACCGAGACCGGCGCCGAGATCCTCACCCTGCCGTAG
- the ppgK gene encoding polyphosphate--glucose phosphotransferase yields the protein MAKKDEKSHKNAPLIGIDIGGTGIKGGIVDLKKGKLLGERFRVPTPQPATPEAVAEAVALVVAELSARPEAPEAGSPVGVTFPGIIQHGVVHSAANVDKSWLDTDIDALLTARLGRPVEVINDADAAGLAEARYGAGAGVSGTVLVITLGTGIGSAFIFDGKLVPNAELGHLEVDGFDAESKASAVARERDGLSWDEYSVLLQRYFSHVEFLFSPELFIVGGGISKRADEYLPNLKLRTPIVPAVLRNEAGIVGAALEIALQHKLAK from the coding sequence TTGGCCAAGAAGGACGAGAAGTCGCACAAGAACGCACCGCTGATCGGCATCGACATCGGTGGTACGGGCATCAAGGGCGGCATTGTCGACCTGAAGAAGGGCAAGCTGCTCGGAGAACGCTTCCGGGTTCCCACCCCGCAGCCTGCCACCCCGGAAGCCGTGGCCGAGGCCGTGGCCCTGGTGGTGGCGGAACTTTCGGCGCGTCCGGAAGCACCGGAGGCCGGCTCCCCTGTGGGGGTGACCTTCCCGGGCATCATCCAGCACGGCGTGGTCCACTCGGCCGCCAATGTGGACAAGAGTTGGCTTGATACGGACATCGACGCCCTCCTCACCGCCCGGCTGGGCCGGCCCGTGGAGGTCATCAACGACGCCGACGCCGCCGGCCTGGCCGAAGCCCGCTACGGCGCCGGCGCCGGCGTGTCCGGCACAGTCCTGGTAATCACCCTGGGCACCGGCATCGGTTCAGCATTCATTTTCGACGGGAAGCTCGTCCCCAACGCAGAGCTTGGCCACCTGGAGGTTGACGGCTTCGACGCTGAATCGAAGGCGTCCGCCGTGGCCCGCGAACGGGACGGGCTGTCGTGGGACGAGTACAGCGTCCTGCTGCAGCGCTACTTCTCGCACGTGGAGTTCCTGTTCTCGCCGGAACTGTTCATTGTGGGTGGCGGCATCTCCAAGCGCGCGGACGAGTACCTTCCCAACCTCAAGCTGCGCACGCCGATCGTCCCGGCCGTCCTGCGCAACGAGGCAGGGATCGTGGGCGCGGCGCTGGAAATCGCGCTGCAGCACAAGCTGGCCAAATAG
- the nrdR gene encoding transcriptional regulator NrdR, which produces MYCPFCRNPDSRVVDSRMADDGSAIRRRRQCPECGRRFTTVETTSLSVIKRSGVGEPFSRSKVINGVRKACQGRPVSEDDLAMLAQEVEEQIRASGAAEIDAHEVGLVILGPLQKLDKVAYLRFASVYQAFESLEDFETAIALLRHEAEEDAKGAASAKSSEKTPL; this is translated from the coding sequence ATGTACTGCCCGTTCTGCCGTAACCCCGATTCCCGCGTAGTGGACAGCCGCATGGCGGACGACGGCTCGGCCATCCGCCGCCGCCGGCAATGCCCCGAATGCGGCCGCCGGTTCACCACCGTGGAAACCACCAGCCTCTCCGTCATTAAGCGGTCCGGCGTGGGCGAACCCTTCAGCCGCAGCAAAGTCATCAACGGCGTGCGCAAAGCCTGCCAGGGGCGCCCGGTCAGCGAGGACGACCTCGCCATGCTGGCGCAGGAAGTGGAAGAGCAGATCCGCGCCTCCGGTGCTGCCGAGATCGACGCCCACGAGGTTGGGCTGGTAATCCTCGGGCCGCTGCAGAAACTCGACAAAGTGGCGTACCTGCGCTTCGCCAGCGTCTACCAGGCGTTCGAGTCCCTCGAGGATTTTGAAACCGCTATTGCCCTGCTGCGCCACGAGGCCGAGGAAGACGCCAAGGGCGCGGCCAGCGCCAAGAGCTCCGAGAAGACCCCCCTCTAG
- the hisD gene encoding histidinol dehydrogenase has protein sequence MTTSPDFPAPVTAAVDFRTIDLRGRNLTLAALRAAVPRAKGQTVADAEDKVLQIISAVRQRGFTALAQLADKFDGVAQEHPLVPREAIAEALDQLDPAVRAALEESISRARKFADGQRPRNVDVELGDGAVVSQNWVPVARVGLYVPGGLAVYPSSVIMNVVPALAAGVESIALASPPQKEFGGLPHPTILAAAALLGISEVYAIGGAQAIAAFAYGIEATDAGPALEPVDVVTGPGNIFVATAKRLVKGVVGIDSEAGTTEIAILADDSAQPALVAADLLSQAEHDPKAASVLITDSEDLAAAVRAELALQAAATKHSARVQEALSGPQSGVVLVDGLEQGIAACDAYAAEHLEIMTRDAAAVAARIRNAGAIFVGDYSPVSLGDYCAGSNHVLPTSGTAAFSSGLNVTTFLRAIQVINYSRDALAEVSGHIVSLSRAEDLPAHGDAVTARFPRLG, from the coding sequence GTGACCACTTCCCCGGACTTTCCCGCTCCCGTAACAGCCGCCGTCGACTTCCGCACCATCGATCTCCGCGGCCGCAACCTGACCCTCGCGGCCCTGCGTGCAGCTGTTCCCCGCGCCAAGGGCCAGACCGTGGCGGATGCCGAGGACAAGGTCCTGCAGATCATTTCCGCCGTGCGGCAGCGCGGCTTCACGGCGCTGGCCCAGCTCGCGGACAAGTTCGACGGCGTGGCGCAGGAACACCCGCTGGTTCCCCGGGAGGCCATTGCCGAAGCCCTGGACCAGCTGGACCCGGCCGTGCGGGCTGCCCTGGAGGAATCCATCAGCCGGGCCCGGAAGTTCGCCGACGGCCAGCGTCCCCGGAACGTCGACGTCGAGCTGGGCGACGGCGCGGTGGTGAGTCAGAACTGGGTGCCCGTGGCGCGCGTGGGCCTTTACGTTCCCGGCGGACTTGCCGTGTACCCGTCGTCGGTGATCATGAACGTGGTACCCGCCCTGGCCGCAGGCGTGGAATCCATTGCCCTGGCCTCGCCCCCGCAAAAGGAATTCGGGGGGCTGCCGCACCCCACCATCCTCGCGGCAGCAGCGCTGCTGGGCATCTCCGAGGTCTACGCCATCGGCGGGGCCCAGGCCATCGCCGCCTTCGCGTACGGCATTGAAGCCACGGACGCTGGTCCGGCACTGGAGCCCGTGGACGTCGTCACCGGGCCCGGCAACATCTTCGTCGCCACGGCCAAACGCCTGGTCAAGGGCGTCGTCGGCATCGACTCCGAGGCAGGAACCACGGAAATCGCCATCCTTGCTGATGATTCGGCGCAGCCGGCACTGGTTGCCGCGGACCTCCTCAGCCAGGCTGAGCACGATCCGAAGGCAGCCTCGGTCCTCATCACCGATTCCGAGGACCTTGCCGCGGCGGTGCGTGCGGAACTGGCGCTGCAGGCCGCGGCCACGAAGCATTCGGCCAGGGTCCAGGAGGCGCTCTCCGGCCCGCAATCCGGCGTGGTCCTGGTGGACGGCCTGGAGCAGGGCATCGCCGCCTGCGACGCCTACGCCGCCGAGCACCTGGAAATCATGACCCGGGACGCAGCCGCCGTGGCTGCACGCATCCGCAATGCCGGCGCCATCTTCGTCGGCGACTACAGCCCTGTCAGCCTGGGGGACTACTGCGCCGGCTCCAACCACGTCCTGCCCACCAGCGGCACCGCAGCGTTCTCATCCGGACTGAACGTCACCACCTTCCTGCGCGCCATCCAGGTCATCAACTACAGCAGGGATGCCTTGGCGGAGGTCAGCGGGCACATCGTGAGCCTGTCCCGCGCCGAGGACCTTCCTGCCCACGGCGACGCCGTGACGGCCCGATTCCCCCGCCTCGGGTGA
- a CDS encoding flavin reductase family protein produces the protein MTDNSEPFEQTFREMFRRHAAGVAIITVNYQDEPYGFTATSVASLSAKPPRFTFNMARSSRSWPAVANTQYLGVHMLGLENQELAARFARPGNRFEGNHWETGPHGVPILKDVAGWLIGEIQMRLSFENNAVVVVQVMDGQVGGEGSPLLYHGGAYGQPVPLDYEI, from the coding sequence GTGACCGACAACAGCGAGCCGTTTGAGCAGACCTTCAGGGAGATGTTCCGCCGGCACGCCGCGGGCGTCGCCATCATTACCGTGAACTACCAGGACGAGCCCTACGGCTTTACCGCCACCTCCGTCGCCTCCCTGTCCGCCAAGCCGCCGCGCTTCACCTTTAACATGGCGCGCAGTTCCAGGTCGTGGCCCGCGGTAGCCAACACCCAGTACCTGGGAGTGCACATGCTGGGGCTGGAGAACCAGGAACTGGCAGCACGTTTCGCGCGGCCCGGGAACCGTTTCGAAGGCAACCACTGGGAGACCGGCCCGCACGGGGTGCCCATCCTGAAGGATGTCGCCGGGTGGCTGATTGGCGAGATCCAGATGCGACTCTCCTTCGAGAACAACGCGGTGGTGGTGGTCCAGGTGATGGACGGCCAGGTGGGCGGCGAGGGTTCACCGCTGCTGTACCACGGCGGCGCCTACGGGCAGCCGGTGCCGCTGGACTACGAGATCTGA
- the dnaE gene encoding DNA polymerase III subunit alpha has protein sequence MSSSNDSFVHLHTHTEYSMLDGAARLGELFDETERLGMPALATTDHGYLFGAFDFWRKATDKGIKPIIGVEAYVTPGTARTDKERVRWGDESQRKDDVSGGGSYTHMTLLSYNNVGMRNLFRASSIASLDSVFGKWPRLDRELLNTYSEGLIATTGCPSGEVQTRLRLGQYREALEAAAEFRDIFGAENYFCELMDHGLDIERRVTGDLLRLAKDLNLPLVATNDLHYTHEHDAKAHEALLAIQSGSTLLEPTYDNGGSRFAFSGSGYYLKSPQEMRELFRDHPEACDNTLLIAERCEVSFNTDANFMPRFPCPPGEDETSWLVKEVDKGLQYRYPGGVPDEVRKQADYELGVITSMGFPGYFLVVADFINWAKNNGIRVGPGRGSGAGSMVAYAMRITDLDPLRHGLIFERFLNPDRVSMPDFDVDFDDRRRSEVIDYVTRKYGDERVAMIVTYGTIKTKQALKDSSRVLGYPFSMGETLTKALPPAVMAKDIPLADIQNPESKRYGEAGDFRQLIATDPEAAKVFETALGIEGLKRQWGVHAAGVIMSSDPIIDVIPIMRRFQDGQVITQFDYPTSEGLGLIKMDFLGLRNLTIISDALENIKMNRGIDLDLENLELDDAPSYELLARGDTLGVFQLDGGPMRSLLKLMKPDNFEDISAVLALYRPGPMGANAHTDYALRKNGIQEVIPIHPELEEPLKEILGGTYGLIVYQEQVMAVAQKLAGYSLGQADILRRAMGKKKKSELDKQFAGFSQGMQDNGYSMEAVKTLWDILLPFSDYAFNKAHSAAYGVISYWTAYLKAHYAPEYMAALLTSVGDDKDKSAIYLNECRRMGITVLPPDVNESALNFTPVGNDIRFGMGAIRNVGANAVEAMVTARESEGAYTSFKDYLMKVPAVVCNKRTIESLIKSGAFDSLGHHRRALAMIHEEAIDSVITLKRNEAIGQFDLFAGFEEAESEASLSIEIPDLPEWEKKDKLSFERDMLGLYVSDHPLQGLEGLLAQHAEMSITTILGEDGPQDGAIITIAGMITSLSRRIAKASGNAYARAEIEDLGGSIEVMFFGQVYGPIASVLAEDLIVVVKGRLQKRDDGAITLNCMELSVPDLSEGLNGPLVITMPTHKATEAVVTELGDVLRTHRGNSEVRLHLQGDTRTEIMGLPVHLRVNPSPSLFGDLKVLLGPACLDA, from the coding sequence GTGAGTTCCAGCAATGATTCGTTTGTCCACCTGCACACCCACACCGAATATTCCATGCTGGATGGAGCTGCCCGCCTTGGGGAGCTGTTCGATGAGACCGAGCGCCTGGGCATGCCCGCGCTTGCCACCACCGACCACGGCTACCTGTTCGGCGCGTTCGACTTTTGGCGCAAGGCTACGGACAAAGGCATCAAGCCGATCATCGGCGTCGAAGCATACGTGACTCCCGGGACGGCCCGGACGGACAAGGAACGGGTGCGCTGGGGCGATGAATCGCAGCGCAAGGACGACGTCTCCGGCGGTGGCTCCTACACCCACATGACGCTCCTGAGCTACAACAACGTGGGCATGCGGAACCTCTTCCGGGCCTCGTCCATCGCCTCCCTTGATTCGGTCTTCGGCAAGTGGCCGCGGCTGGACCGGGAACTGCTCAACACCTACTCCGAGGGGCTCATCGCCACCACGGGCTGCCCCTCCGGCGAGGTCCAGACCCGGCTCCGGTTGGGCCAGTACCGCGAAGCGCTGGAGGCCGCGGCCGAGTTCCGGGACATCTTCGGCGCGGAGAACTACTTCTGCGAACTGATGGACCACGGGCTGGACATTGAACGGCGCGTCACCGGCGACCTGCTGCGGCTGGCCAAGGACCTGAACCTGCCGCTGGTGGCCACCAACGACCTCCACTACACCCACGAGCATGACGCCAAAGCGCACGAGGCGCTGCTGGCCATCCAGTCGGGCTCCACGCTGCTGGAACCCACCTACGACAACGGCGGTTCCCGCTTCGCCTTCTCCGGCAGCGGCTACTACCTCAAGTCCCCGCAGGAAATGCGGGAGCTGTTCCGCGACCACCCTGAGGCCTGCGACAACACCCTGCTGATCGCCGAGCGCTGCGAGGTGTCCTTCAACACGGACGCCAACTTCATGCCCCGGTTCCCCTGCCCGCCGGGCGAGGACGAGACCTCCTGGCTGGTCAAGGAAGTGGACAAGGGTCTGCAGTACCGCTACCCCGGCGGCGTCCCGGACGAGGTCCGCAAGCAGGCGGACTACGAACTCGGCGTCATCACCTCCATGGGCTTCCCGGGCTACTTCCTGGTGGTTGCCGACTTCATCAACTGGGCCAAGAACAACGGCATCCGCGTTGGCCCCGGCCGTGGTTCGGGTGCAGGCTCAATGGTGGCGTACGCGATGCGCATCACCGACCTGGACCCCTTGCGCCACGGCCTGATCTTTGAACGGTTCCTCAACCCTGACCGCGTCTCCATGCCCGACTTCGACGTCGACTTCGATGACCGGCGCCGTTCGGAGGTCATCGACTATGTGACCCGCAAGTACGGCGATGAGCGCGTGGCGATGATCGTCACCTACGGCACCATCAAAACGAAGCAGGCCCTCAAGGACTCCTCCCGCGTGCTGGGCTACCCCTTCAGCATGGGCGAGACGCTGACCAAAGCCCTGCCTCCCGCAGTGATGGCCAAGGACATTCCCCTGGCGGACATCCAGAATCCGGAGTCCAAGCGCTACGGCGAAGCAGGGGACTTCCGGCAGCTGATCGCCACGGACCCCGAAGCCGCCAAGGTCTTCGAAACCGCGCTGGGCATCGAAGGCCTGAAGCGCCAGTGGGGCGTGCACGCCGCCGGCGTCATCATGTCCTCGGACCCCATCATCGACGTCATTCCCATCATGCGCCGTTTCCAGGACGGCCAGGTCATCACCCAGTTCGACTACCCCACGTCCGAGGGCCTTGGCCTGATCAAGATGGACTTCCTGGGCCTGCGGAACCTGACGATCATTTCCGACGCCCTCGAGAACATCAAGATGAACCGGGGCATCGACCTGGACCTGGAAAACCTCGAGCTTGATGACGCCCCGTCCTACGAACTCCTGGCCCGCGGCGACACCCTGGGCGTGTTCCAGCTCGACGGCGGTCCCATGCGGTCGCTGCTCAAGCTCATGAAGCCTGACAACTTCGAAGACATCTCCGCCGTCCTGGCGCTCTACCGGCCGGGCCCCATGGGCGCCAACGCGCACACGGACTACGCGCTGCGCAAGAACGGTATCCAGGAGGTCATCCCCATCCACCCCGAGCTGGAGGAACCCCTCAAGGAGATCCTCGGCGGCACGTACGGCCTGATCGTGTACCAGGAACAGGTCATGGCCGTGGCGCAGAAGCTGGCCGGGTACTCGCTGGGCCAGGCCGACATCCTTCGCCGCGCCATGGGCAAGAAGAAGAAATCGGAACTCGATAAACAGTTCGCCGGCTTCTCGCAGGGCATGCAGGACAACGGCTACTCCATGGAGGCGGTCAAGACCCTCTGGGACATCCTGCTTCCCTTCTCCGACTACGCCTTCAACAAGGCCCACTCGGCCGCGTACGGTGTCATCTCCTACTGGACCGCGTACCTGAAGGCGCACTACGCGCCCGAGTACATGGCCGCCCTGCTGACGTCGGTGGGCGATGACAAGGACAAGTCCGCCATCTACCTCAACGAGTGCCGCCGCATGGGTATCACGGTGCTTCCGCCGGACGTCAACGAGTCGGCCCTGAACTTCACCCCTGTGGGCAACGACATCCGCTTCGGCATGGGCGCCATCCGCAACGTGGGCGCCAACGCCGTGGAGGCCATGGTCACCGCACGCGAGAGCGAAGGCGCCTACACGTCCTTCAAGGACTACCTGATGAAGGTGCCGGCGGTGGTCTGCAATAAGAGAACCATCGAATCCCTCATCAAGTCCGGGGCCTTCGACTCCCTGGGCCACCACCGGCGCGCGCTGGCCATGATCCACGAAGAGGCCATCGACTCCGTCATCACCTTGAAACGGAACGAGGCGATCGGCCAGTTCGACCTCTTCGCCGGTTTCGAGGAGGCCGAGTCGGAGGCATCCCTCAGCATCGAGATCCCGGACCTGCCCGAGTGGGAGAAGAAGGACAAACTCTCATTCGAACGCGACATGCTGGGCCTGTACGTCTCCGACCACCCGCTCCAGGGCCTCGAAGGCCTCCTGGCCCAGCACGCCGAAATGAGCATCACCACCATCCTGGGCGAGGACGGGCCACAGGACGGCGCCATCATCACCATCGCGGGCATGATCACCTCCCTGAGCCGCCGCATCGCGAAAGCCAGCGGCAACGCCTACGCCCGGGCAGAGATCGAGGACCTGGGCGGTTCCATCGAAGTCATGTTCTTCGGCCAGGTCTACGGACCCATCGCCTCCGTGCTCGCCGAGGACCTGATCGTGGTGGTCAAGGGCAGGCTCCAGAAGCGCGACGACGGCGCCATCACTTTGAACTGCATGGAGCTTTCCGTTCCGGACCTGAGCGAGGGCCTGAACGGGCCGCTGGTCATCACCATGCCCACCCACAAGGCCACCGAGGCCGTCGTCACGGAGCTTGGGGACGTGCTGCGCACCCACCGCGGCAACTCCGAGGTCCGGCTGCACCTGCAAGGTGACACCCGCACGGAGATCATGGGACTGCCCGTCCACCTCCGGGTGAACCCCAGCCCGTCCCTGTTCGGCGACCTGAAGGTCCTGCTGGGCCCGGCCTGCCTGGACGCCTGA